The genomic DNA GTACAACAGGGAAACGGTGGCATCAGTGACAATGTTCGTACCTTGCTGATGCATTCTGGGGGGGGATGCTCCACGCCAGGTCATCGTCGCTGTCGTACCGACGAGGGTTGTCAAAGAAATATCCTCTGGAGGAGAGAACGTGGTTCGGTATCCCAGTGGTGCTCTGAGGAGGCGAAGAGTCTCCGTcagtattcattcattctttcattcattcattcgcTAGAGCTGCAAATGAGGTTTTCCTTATTTGGAGTGACGTCGACATGCAgataaatttaattttaagtTTAATCAAACGGACGTTACTCCATAAAAACTATCGCACTGGGAGGTGAAGTGTTTCAGAAAACAGATCTGGTGTCCGGATGTGGAGGACTGACCCTTTCCTGAGGCGGCCGTCGGACCCTGAAGAAGAACACGACCAGCGAGGTGGGCAGCAGCTCCCAGACGAACAGAATCACTCCGAACACGATGTAACCAGCGTCTCCCAGCGACGAGCGCAGGTCCGCCTGGAGACAGGAgcacaggtcaaaggtcaggacGCCTTTTAAAGTCCTGACTGCTGCTTAACCGGTGAACACATGAGCagaaaggagaactctggtacTCTTAACCCTggtccctctgtgtcctcatcctggtgtctgagtgactggtaggtagtaaaagtgttggaactggcCTTCCTACTACTACTTGATCGgtcagtttctttgtgttatagtgtgtttggtgctttaaaggatTAGCTCAGAGGCagcacaatatttatgtaacacacaataacgcaTGCAAAGGATCCattcaaggcagcagcagagcagcagctcctgtgtcctgttctctaaaatccctgttttagtgaatgtagtctggtgtgtgtgctgtttgtggttaaaccaaaaggatcttccaggtctctctctgtagggatcctttccatgatgctgtcacacacttagaataacactctgagcctgtcagtggatcaaacaagctcttttagtggacctactgtgatcaggtgcagttgtcccaaaggatcacgttgcagccattgcagcccgtttggtgtctgctggctgaggtgatctactggaccagttccaacacttttactacctaccagtcactcagacaccaggatgtggacacagaggatcatgggtagaaaacACCTCAGTCTGTTTTACAGTCTAATAAAAACACCTCACCTGGTCTGAGACGTTGTACCAGTCATAGTCGAAGGAGTTGATGGTCTCGATGTTGGTGAGTGCGAGCACCACCAGGTTGTAACAGGCCCGCGATGCGTAGAGCAACACCACCATGATGCCGATCAGAGTCACCTGACACACCGACGTCCCCTGCACACACTCAGgctcattattattcatttacacTCGATGATGTAATGATGGTTCCTCACAGTCGTGGAACGCCCGGCTTCACCTTTGACTCCAGGTAGATGTTGGCCAGCGACATCTTGGCGACCTTGTACAGGCAGACGGACAGCGAGACGGCGCAGAGGACGAACAGGCTGTCGTTGATCGTGACCCTCACCAGGACTATGGTCTTGACGTCGGCGGCGGCCATTTTGACCAGCAGGGCGCAGACCAGGTTAACCACCAGGAAGAGGAGACTGACGCCGAAGAAGACCAGGTACAAAGGaagtctggaggaggagaggtgggacAGAGGCGGCCATCGTGCAGTTACTCTTTTAATGCTCATATCTTTGTTACGTAGAGACaacaaagctttttaaaaataatattatcaCCAGAAACAAGAGAAGATTTCTGGACATAACGAGGAAATCTTTCATTTTTCAGAACTTGAATTTGAGTGTCAGACTTTCTGTTCCTGATTTCAGACTTTGCAGGTTTCACTGAGGAACCACGTGACCTGGAGTTTTTCAGGTAGAGGAAGTTACCTGTACTTGAGCAGGGCAGGTGAGTACTTGGACTTGGCCTTGAAGTAAACCTGTGAGGGGAAAACAACACCTGATTACACACTCGCATCTTTACGCCTGAATCTCAGTTTGTTCAGTGATTCAAACAGATCTGATGTTTCAGTGAGAGAAACATTCGACCAATCACAGCTCTGTGGGTGGGATTAAGCACCTGTTCTTCCTACCTGTTGCTAACCTAGCTACCATAGCTAACCTAGCTACCCTAGCTATCCCTAGCTACTCTAGCTAACCCTTGCTACCCTAGCTAACCTAGCTAACCCTATTTAGCCCTAGCTAACCCAAGCTAACCCTTGCTACCCTACCTAGCTAccttttttgtgtcatttcatcaataaaataataaataataaactagtaGACAAGCGATATAAACAggatatataacatatatataaacGGGAGGAGAAACTTAAACAAGACTAAGTATAACAACAGGAACAATATAAACGGGGGGATTAAAAAAGGttgaaatacacagaaacaatCTGATGGTTACTTGTGCTGTTTGTGCCTCATTGTTCAAACATCGCAAAGcaacagaaaatcattttaaaaacagaacacaggTTCGACTTTTGGCCACGGCGGCTCAATCACCAGGGGCAGGAAGTGAGGTCAAACGGGACAAGagtactacaaaataaaacggTAAGCAAGAATGGACGAAGCACAACGGGGGAGATAAGAACGACTCAGAAGTCCTAAGAAGAGTCGAAAGtctttaataaaagaaaaagggagaacaGAAAGTTTCCTGTGACTTTACGGAATCGACAATCTGACATTCGTGTCGACTTCACGCAGCGTCTGAGGGCGACGTTCATGTTTCGTTAACGAGGACACAAGAGATTTAGACTCTTTAGTAAAATGTCCTTACTGGGTTTCTTTTGGCTGGATGACCATGAAAAACTTGAGTTATGTTTTAGGGAGGGAACTTTTTATTATTGCAGAATATTTAGTTTAAGACTGAGCTGTGAAATAACCTGTAACTCTGGTGTCTCGTAAATAAACCATCGATCGGTCGATCGGCCGGCTGtgtggaggggaggaagggCCAGTGTTTCTATGGAGACCTTCCTGGAGAGACAGACCGCGATGGAGGACGACACCAGACACGAGGAGGGAGCCCGCAGTCTTCTCATCGATCGGCGCCTCATTAAGGAAATAAGACACCAGCGAGTTGGCTTCAGAACGACCTGCCTCATCTGAGCGACGGAGGAGACGCTCGATCCCACTCTGCCGTTCTTCGGCCGGCCAGCGTAGGTGGACGGGTGACACGGGGTGAAGGAGGAGCTGAACGCCAGGCTGTGCTGTCTGGTTGAACGTTTCAGGGCTGTTTCATCTCTGATGGGTCTGCTCAGAACTTTGAACCCGTAACCACGCCCACTAGTGATGTCACACTGTACGACACACCCTCGAGTCCattgtgacatcactgcagcgGGGGAGGAGTTAAAGCACCAAGGTATGACCCTTTAAAGAACACTGTTCCACCAGTACCAGTACCGGTACCCGTCTCTACATCATCAGTACTACTACCAGTACCAGTCTCTACATTACCAGTACCAATACCAGCATCAGAACTGGTACCCGTCTCTACTCCACCAGTGCCAGTACTGCTACCAGTATCAGTGTCTGCTGCACCAGTACCAGTCTCTACATTACCAGTACCAATACCAGAAGCAGTACCAGCCTCTTCCCCACCAGTACCAGCATCAGTACCGGTACCAGTGTCCGCTCCACCGGTACCAGTACAGGTACCAGTACAGGTACCGGGGGCCCTCACCTGTGCGCAGTAGAGGTTCATGAGGCTGAGCGTGAAGAACTGCAGGCAGACGGGGAAGCAGTAGAGCAGCCAGAAGGCGAAGGGAGCGAGCGCGTTGGCGGTCACACAGTCTCTGAAgtagaaggagaagaggagggcgCGCAGGGCGGCCCACAGCAGGCACAGGAACAGGAAGGCCGTCTGGTAGCTGAAGCGCTTGTGCCGGTACCGCAGCACCAGCCAGAGCTGGGCGTAGACGAAGGCGAAGAGCAGCGAGTAGAAGACGGTGTAGGCGATGGTCAGGCCCAGCTTCACGTAGGGGGGGATGGCCGGCGTTatggtgggagggggagggaggtgggagcCGTTACcggcatgctgctgctgctgctgctgctgctgctgcgccgGGTTCCCCTCCATCGCCTCCCCATTCATCCCCCCTGCGTTCcccaggagagggagggaggaagagggggttAGAGACGGAGCAGCGGCCTCTGATCTCCAGCCGAGGACGAAGAAACGTGTCGGAGCTCGTTAGACGGATCCTCCGCATCCATCGACTCTCCTCTAGACACACCGTCTGACtcaggggggaggaggagagacaactCCCCTCTCTCAGCCTGCTGGAGAGCCATTGGTGGCTGCTGGTCACATGGTCGCACTCCCAGGCAGGTGATTggctgagcaggaggagggatgctgcagaggggagaggaaggtgGAGAGATGGAtctggaaggagagagagggagcacacacactcacacacacacacacacacacacacacactctcacacacacacactctctctcacacacacacacacacacacacacacactcacacacactctcacacacacacacacacacacacactctcacacacacacacacacactctcacacacacaggtgaatgtgttttatgacaaatgtttttattttagtgtatttttagaaaacagtcaaattaaatgcttttattttgattttcacATAAATGAAACgatgagataaataaatatacaactAAAATATTCCTCCTGTtcgttctcctcctcctcctcctcctcttcctcctccttcttctcctcctcttcctcctcctcctccctctcctcttcctcctcctcctccctccagcaGAGGGTGCACCTACACTCTGTGTCCACTGGGGGGCGACAGCAGCCTGAATCTACCTGTTGAGCTCCGGCTGAAGAAGACCTGATGAGCCACAGCGTCTCCATGACAACGCTGATTGGTTTGTTCACTTATGTATTTATTCTGATGCATCATGGTCCAAGAGCTGTTAGTGTGAGATCACCTGTAGATCACCTGTAGATCACCTGTAGATCACCTGTAGATCACCTGTAAACTCTCATCTACACCTGAATCcaactttttatttctcattgaagcttttattttgggaagaaaaaaaaaagttgaccggAAGTCCAGGTAGCTGGTGCcgctgtccctccctccctccctccctccctccctccactcctccctcccgcctctccctctccttcagtCCACCGTACCGGCTGCTCGTGTCGCCGCCGCCGCTCTCGCCTCCTCGCCGGCTTCCTTCTGTGCGGAGCCCCGCTGCCGGTCTGCCTGCGTGTGTGGAGCCTTTTGTGGGGAACATGAGTCCCGGGTCCCGGAGCTGGCTGTGGGTCTGCTCCTGCCTGCTGAGCCTGGCTGCAGTGAGCCGGgctctggagctggaggagctgttCGACTTCGGAGACGAAGCCGGAGACCGGCAGCTGCCGCCCGGCTCCGACTCCACCGAGGAGCTGCGTCTGGACGGATCCGTGATGTTCTTCAGCGAGACCTCCGACAGACTTCATGTGAGTGTACCGGCCGGCCGGTGGTGCGTTCAAGGGGCCGGAGGGCAGATTTAATCAGTATGTTCATTCATCAAAGCTGCAGAAGGACTCAAGAATCAGTGGAAGAGGCGCtgaaaaatgagtaaaaatcAAACCAGGTTcggcctttaaaaaaaaaaaaaaaacccaaactcactcattcagttttaaaacagaaagTTTTCTCTAACTGTGTTAACTAAAGtttaataagataaaaataaatcagtatgaacttaaaatgactgaaattcAAATGAGGTTCTGCAACTATGGTTTATTCAGTTTCTTCTGTCCAGTCATGTAATGAAATATGTGATAATACCAGTAATAGTCATAATAAAGTGTCCAGAGCTGAAATATCAGTTAGTATCTCTAACTCTTACTGGATCACTGACACAATGATCCACTTAGAAAACTCACGATTGATCCAAAGAACAGGATCTCCTCATTTTCAAACCGTACGTGTCTCCTGTTAAGGTTGAATGTGATAAATAACCTTTTAGCAGAAAAAGGGCTCAGTTTTGTTctcaaacagacaaaagttTAACCCACACGTTACGAGAGCTCCACCCTCTGCTCTGTTAAATCAGCCGAaatttgaatggagtttggtgctAAATTCACTTCAGAGATGACTTTGAGcacaaagcttttattttattttgtctttgtcttttatttattcacccCCAAATTAAAGGGGGTTTTGAGTTATATTTGATTGGTTATTGATCCAGATGGCTGCATTGATCTATCTGTTAAGTGCTCTTTCAGTCACcgtcttctctctgtttgtttgtcgaCACCTGATGATGAGGTTTTCAGTGACACCTCAGCTCCTTTCAGTTCTTACACCTCAGCCTGCACTTTAAATCCTTCCAGGGGTTTTAATACACAATTCACTTCAACACTTGGACTGACAGTTTACTGGCACTGATGTCTTCCAGGGCTTCTACTTCCACTCCAGCTTAGTCTCTCACTTCCACTTCAGGGATTTCAACTTCTTTCAGTGCCTGAGCTTCAACTTCAGTTACATTCAGTGCTGTAGTCCTAGTATTTTTCTacctgggtcctctgtgtccacatcctggtgtgtgagtgactggtaggtagtaaaagtgttggaactggtccagtagatcacctcagccagcagacaccaaacgggctgcaatggctgcaacgtgatcctttgggacaactgcacctgatcacagtaggtccactaaaagagcttgtttgatccactgacaggctcagagtgttattctaagtgtgtgacagcatcatggaaaggatccctacagagagagacctggaagatccttttggtttaaccacaaacagcacacacaccagactacattcactaaaacagggattttagagaacaggacacaggagctgctgctctgctgctgcctccatcagtcagtgtgtgtgtgttactgtgtgttacacaaatgttttgttggatccaaactgaccctttaaagcaccaaagtcacacaataacacaaagaaactaactgaTCAATGCAGCAGCAGGCCAGCAACTCCCgtataaaatccctgttttagtgaatgtagtctggtgtgtgtgcagagagcgatataacggctgtttgtggttaaaccaaaaggatctatctctgtagggatcctctccatAATGCCGTCAGGCGTTTCACATGTAAATCTCCAGCAGTGAGCACTGATTGACTCCTGATTGACTTGTTTGATAAGTGAATTGTCTCGTCACCGTAGCCTCAGagctctctgtttgtttgtttgttgacaCCTGATAAGGTTTTCTATTGGCTCTTAATCACCTCCACTGCTTTTAGAAGTGTTTACAAAATAAgagtcctctctgtctgtctgtctgtctgtctgtctcctcaaCAATACTTGTTATTTAACGTCATTTAAAACCGTTAAAGAGAGTTTTGGCTTTCCGAATGAAGAATGACTTGATGATTATCAGCAGCATGAGTGGATTAAGATGGCTGACGTTTCTCGCCTGAAAGTTACAATCAAATCACCGCAAAGAGACACGAAACCACTACAAATACACAACATGACTTTAAAGACACAgaagaaaataatgataaagAGAAACTGTACTATAATCAGCTGAAAGTGACTCTTTCCTAATACCTAAACGTTCTTAAAGCACATTCAGGTgatttaaatctaatttaaatacGTGAGAAGGACGTGATTTTACTTGAAAAACTATGATTATCAAAACAGGAGTGCAGTTAAAtgtctgctgtttctctctgtgaggTGGAAAAACTGCAGGAAAGTAGAAAAACCTCAGATTTGCACTCGGTTGCATCTTCGGTGAGCAGACAGGTGGAGGTCTGTTGTTTGTTCGCTTCGTGAAACAGAGGCTGGAATGTGAGTCAATTAAAAGCCAGCACAGATAAGcctttcaacacacacacacacacacacacacacacacacacacacacacacacacacacacacacacagtgaatgcaTTCCTCAGGTCATGTGACAGCTAATCCAGATTGGAGCATCTACACTAGGTGTGAAACTCAACGCGCCAAACTTCACTCATTTTTTTGCTCATTCTGACCAGCTTTGTTTTACTGTCTTTGTCcagtgagagaagaagagaattgAGGGTAAATTTGTCTTTTGGAAAACCTGGTTTACCAGACGGGCTGGAACAGGGTTCATCCACACTCTTTAAAGTCTGGAAAATGACCATCTTAGACGTTATGATTTCAAGGTTGAAAGTGTGCTTGAATTCAATTTACTCCTTAAAAATGCTCGGTTTTTCAACctaatctggtgtttcatcgAATCTTGTAGTACTTGAAATGAAGTCttgtctgtttgctgtctgaGGATATAAACACTGATCTCTGTGGGCACGTATAGAAACAAGCTAGGCGCTGATGATTAAGTCCTGGGAAAGTGcttggatttttttcttaaaaagctGTCCGCACCCACTAGAAGGCCCAGGCTGAAACATCTAGTGTAAGACTTTGATTAGTTTGGTTTATATTTTGCTCACATGGAGCATATTTCAAAGTAAAGTTTTGTTTAATGAAACAAACCACAGCCATAGCTTTAAACTGCCAGCtaacacttcctgtctgacacacacacacacctgtgacgCTATTAGCTTGTCGGTATTTCAAGGTatcaagtcattattttgagatatgATATATGTATTTTTCTGAAACAATAAGTCGGTCttttaaagtcaaagtcaaaaataATGAAGACTTTTTCATCCTCCGTATGTTTCTCTACTCTGTGACTGATCCGTTCAGGCTGCTGGGTGTCCTCACGGCCTCTGGTCCGTCCACGCCGACGCGGTTGTTTCTTGTGTTTCAGCcatttgtcccccccccctcgttAAACCAACAGGCTTCAGACCTCACAGGTCGCTCTGGTCGTCGCCGTGTTTCACGTCCGTTGAGGCGCTGCAGGCCAGGCTCGTTtcacagacaggacaggaaacACCTGTTGGTTTTACCCCACGAGCTGCGGCGCAGTCTGGTCTGTCAGCACACCACCACAATTAGACTGGTTTTAATTCCATACTTGGACGAATATTATCTcatgaagtcatttttttattttcagaaatattAACTGTTCTCTGAAAATGATCAGCTGCACAAGAACTTAATCctctaaatgaaataaaatctaaatctgttGTTAAGAAATAACTAGTGCTGTGTTAAAATGCACGAGTGAGCCTATAGGGGGCGCTAGCAGGACCTACGACTGGTAGTTATATGATGGCACCATTTTATACCCCATACATCTAATATGATTGATGAGCTTTGAGACAACATTAttaccagactacattcacaaaaacagggattttagctcacaggacacagttCACATAATTCACATAATAACGCAAAGAAACTGACTGTTTGACGCAGCAGtagacagaaacagtcattttactttgcagaacatgAGTcactggtctactgctgcctcgaacagttagtttgtttgtgttattatttgaatttgagccctgtgtgctgttctctaaaatccctgttttagtgaatgtagtctggtgtgtgtgctgtttgtggttaaaccaaaaggatcttccaggtctctctctgtagggatcctttccatgatgctgtcacacacttagaataacactctgagcctgtcagtggatcaaacaagctcttttaatgGACCTACTGTTGTTAGAAACTTTTTTGTCCGGTTCTTAcattgacagctcaagaactcaacggaggttttcagtctggtctcacaagcagtttattctggtcacaggtaaagtactcgcagcgctggactcatgacggaccccgaggggccggtcagaggagccccctctggtgtgtcctgtcctgtctctgtttccagacatctcatgtttaaatacttgttggatatcataaagtacgtaaccatttctgatgaACTGTTTAGGTTGGTGCATCACAGacagcacgttcctgtagtgatgttatggtaatctaacagttggatgttgggtgcaaggcgtgtatctataatctaacttcagaatatgttttgcacaacaaaagcactacaatcaaggtctgtctgtacattctggaggtcagactgacatattctgttcactctcatgaggagagagtaactttatttgagaaggcctgaaacattctatggtcatattagaTTCTAACTCAacactgtgatcaggtgcagttgtcccaaaggatcacgttgctgaggtgatctactggaccagttccaacacttttactacctaccagtcactcagacacactcctGCGAGAAATTCCCACAGTGTGAAGCTCTTATTGGTTGCTGCAGTCAATAAAACACCCACCCCCTCTTTTAAGTGTctacccccccaccacccccacaaACAGCCCCCTCCCTCCAGGGTGAGTGCCATCCTGTTGGCCTCCCCAGTAATTATCAGTGCTGCAGAGACTCTCCTGGAGCTCTCCCCAGATTCAGCGGTGGATAATAACATCACGTCTCCTGGCTcggctccagctgctgctgtggagggtTTTTCCGGCGGGGCGCTGCGTCCCCGGCAGGAAGCGGA from Pempheris klunzingeri isolate RE-2024b chromosome 3, fPemKlu1.hap1, whole genome shotgun sequence includes the following:
- the gpr137bb gene encoding G protein-coupled receptor 137Ba — translated: MNGEAMEGNPAQQQQQQQQQHAGNGSHLPPPPTITPAIPPYVKLGLTIAYTVFYSLLFAFVYAQLWLVLRYRHKRFSYQTAFLFLCLLWAALRALLFSFYFRDCVTANALAPFAFWLLYCFPVCLQFFTLSLMNLYCAQVYFKAKSKYSPALLKYRLPLYLVFFGVSLLFLVVNLVCALLVKMAAADVKTIVLVRVTINDSLFVLCAVSLSVCLYKVAKMSLANIYLESKGTSVCQVTLIGIMVVLLYASRACYNLVVLALTNIETINSFDYDWYNVSDQADLRSSLGDAGYIVFGVILFVWELLPTSLVVFFFRVRRPPQERSTTGIPNHVLSSRGYFFDNPRRYDSDDDLAWSIPPQNASASLSSDCYDWSSRHSSFTVHTNSDEQRLTAAAGGGGGGGGGGGGELHPYP